In the Tetrapisispora phaffii CBS 4417 chromosome 10, complete genome genome, tatattgaaattaagaTGTAAGATGAAATTGTATAGTCAGGCAAATGTATGTGAGCActtgtaaatttttctattttattatgtaCGTTATACTTTAATCTGCTAAAAGCCTTTTATTTAATAGTATAGGGCTTTAGTTAGACAGTAACCATAAGTACCCATTAAGATGATATGGACTGTATTTAAAATAACACTTGCTAAGTGAACTTTTCCAAATGATTTCTTTAATGGAgcatctttcttttctaaTTCCTCACCTTCGAATTTTTTGGCTAATTCTTTTCTCTCTAATTTAACTTTCTTGGCCCATGGTAGTAAAGCAACCAAATTGATTAAACCTGAAGCGAAAGCAGCAATTAAACAGTGATAAGCACCTGGTTGGACGTTGTATGGAGCAGTGAAGGCTAAGATAATTGGAGCAAGAGTCTCTAATCTAAATAATTGTGGGAACATGTGGTTCTGTAGCTCAGAGAATTGCTCCCTTTCTAGAGTACGGTAAGCCACGATGGAAGCTACTTTAGAGTAAAAAAGGGTGCCACCAAAAGCGAATGAATAAAATAGCAAATGAGCTGTTGGTTTGAATAGTTCTGGAAAAATCATGTCTGAGTTCGAAATTAATTGctttgtatattttttaaggCAATACTTCTACGGtttagtttatatatttaaagtaatagtaaaaaaagttaaaagcTAAATGTTTTCTTGCAACAATTGacctatttatataaaataactTTGAACATAAATTGAGTATTAATATCCCCTCcccatatatattattcaattcataattttgttaacCGATTGTTCCGTACATCTTTCTTCTCAtctctctttctttttctctCGATCAAAATTTCCCAATTAGGACGATCAAAATTTCAGTTTCTCGAGAGTTTCATTGATTATATACTCAAAATCGTCCTAATTAGGAATCATACAAATGTAGTTTCGGGTAATAAATGTTATTCCATTTCTCgagaaatttcaaaattcgAATTTCGAAAAGTTTCATTTCAAGATTTTTCGATAGCTCACTATCTAAGGATACATAaatcttatatataaaataaaaattaacagCATGGATTGTGTTTAGTATTTGTACTCAATCTTACTAAAGCATatttgaaacttttgaagtgaacttaaatataaataatcatCAAACGCAATGGTTGTCAAAGCTATATCTCAATCTTCGGTCGCTAGAAATGGTGTTGGTGCGTTTGTCTTTCctgttaaaaaaattactcTTCAATATTGTAATTGGGGTGGATCTTCAGATGGTATTAGAAAATTCCTTGTATCTAGTCGACTAGATAAGTTTGCCGAAAAGTACCCacatattgaatttaatattttaagaaaacCAGGTCATCCGATTTTAAGAGGTGAATATACAAATGGACGTGAAAAGGTGATTTGTGTGAGAAATTTGAATCCAAATGATGTTGAAAATAAACTGGTATTGTTGAAGAATTCTAGTGGTAATATTTTACAGAAATTGACAAGGAATGATAATGTTAAATCTTTGAATTCAAGTGTTAGAGGTGTTTGGTCTCCTCTTCATGCAGATTCAAAATATACTATTTGAGTGATATTATACACTCTCATTTTCTCATATTCAACGCACATGCTTATACACATACAAACCTATATTATTTTGCACTATCATAGCTTGTTACACTTGCTATTTTTGATCATTTCATGTACATAAAAATccaatttaaaatattgtgTAGATAACTCAGCACGTCATTAGAAATCCTATTTCGAAAACAAATATGTTTCTATTGgctatataatttaaattacaTTAATGAAACTTTTGTGAGTTATATCGATCataattattgttgttgttgttgtttatATCTTCTTAAAATGTCATTCgattaaatatttggttaaaatattatatatctaattATGCGGAACCTTTGTATTCTCTAAGAATAACAGGCACTGATGAAGGTGGCAATGCACCAAATTCAGtaataatctttttaatataatcaGGTGGAGTAAGATCATATAGAAtgttaatgatatttaGATTTGGAGATTTCTGCCAATTGTCAAGTATATTCTTATTGATATCGGCATCATCATTTGCAGTCTCCTTATCTTTGCCTTTATTACTAGGTGCTTGGGATTTTTTACCCTTTTGGTTCATGTCAACTTCATCCTTTTCTCTGGCAGCTTCACGTTCTTGAACAAAACGCTGTAGTAAAGAACCAGTGTTGCCATATTTTTGTGATGGATTGctataattaatattaactAGATCATTTGGATCAGCTAATTCATTGTACGTAACACTATCCAATTGTACTCTTTgtgaaaatttcaaactTTCACAGCAAACTAAAActggaatatttttttgctttgCACTCATTGCCACCATTGCGGTACCAGCCCTGGAGTATAAGAAACCATTGgataaaattgaatgtGTACCTAAAAATACATAATCCACTTTCATGTTGAAAATAGTATCCAAACTGGTAATTAGAGCATAGGTTACTTTAACACCGTTTCTTCTTAAAAATTCAGCCATTTTTCTGCCTTCAAATAACGGTCTGGAATCAACAACAGTAACTTCTATATCcttttttttaacaactgcattttcaataattaagTCCTTTAACACTTTTGAGGCACCATATGTAACAATGGATGAGCCATCAGTTAAATGCTGAGAagcattttcaataattaatcTATCAGCAagttcaattttttcacGAGCAAATTGAGCAATGGCTTCACATAAATCTCTTTTAGCCTCTTTATCAGGAGTTGATGGGTCGATAAGAGAAATTTCTTGCTTCAACCATCTAATAGCGTTACCCATAGTTACACTTAAGGGTCTGGCTTTGGTAAGCACATCAATTTGGTGAGATAAATAATTAGTTAGATTACGCGATAATGTAGTTCCTGGTGGAGTTTGGTAATCTTCGATCACAATTTGAAAAGCCTCTAACATTGCAATACAACGTGGAATCGACCCTACGATTTTATATTGAGCTAATGATGATGTTAACTTAACAATTACTGGATGaattaaatctttattaattaaaatttctttaacCACGGTCGAAAATTGAGAAGTGTTAATGTTGTTCTCTAAAGAATGTGGGACGACTGAGGTAACACCTGGTACAATGGAGTTTTCTTCTTCGTGTAAAGTGAAGTCAGCTAAAGATTTAGCCATTTCGGATACACTTGGAGCTTTGCTGcttgtttcaatttcacCAACTGAGCCGTTTGTAGTAGAAGGGACAATCGAACCATTTTGACCTAATGGAGATGTTGTAGCAACATTAGAACCTGACAAAACACCGGCAATCGTTGGAATTGCTAGACCAGTTGCTGTGATCTTTGATGCTAATGGTGAGTTGACAGAACTAGTAAATGCTAAAATAGCAGCTCTTCTTTCAGCAGTAGTTTCTAGATGACTAAACAATGTGCTTTTATTTTCTCCTCTCATCACTGattctttatctttatGCATCTGCTTCATCTTCTTGTCCTCTTGTTGTTTCAACTGCTTTTCCCTTTGAtgttgtttcttttctttcttagCTTCAGCTTGAGCTTGTTGCTGTTCAATAGAAATACcattttcttgttttttaGCAGACCTTTTGGCTGCtttttccttctttttcaattcttttaattccTTATTTGATAGCTTTTGTGAATCTCCAGCAGTTTCTGGAGTTGTCACTGGAGCATCCTTCTCTTTTACCTTATTGGCCTCTTGAACTTCATTCATTGTTAAGCAATTTAGTTTAAACTTGCGATGATCTTCCAATTGTTCTCTGATGATGTTTCCAAGTAAAGGATCacttatttattgaatcagatcaataattttgataacaGAATATGCGTATACAAGTCTAAACATCTTTTATGATAATCTATCATTGTACCTATttcagaatatttttttagaTGAGATGGAATTAAAATGCAAAAACTTGaacattttaatttttgaaaaaactAGTTCGTTTACGATGATCCAAATTTTTACACAAAGTGAATAAATCGATGAGCTCAAAAAAGCGTAATTGTACTAACATAACTGTTGTAAATAACGTATAGATGTATTCCCATTCTTTATAACCGATGTTGTATTGGTATGCAAGTGGTATGAACATTATATTTACGTACATGaaagttatataaaatatagatttatatgtgtatatgtGTCCTAGATATGATAGTAACTACTGTCTTTTGTCAACCTTGAGATTTCTTGTTCTGATACGATCTTTTGAAGTCAAGACCCAATTTATACCGTTGGCAATTTCTTCCTTGACATCGTTCGTTTCTGTATCGAagtcatcatcatcaaaacCTAGAACTAGAACCATTTGTGTAATGGATATGAATTTTTCTCTTAATAGATAGTTTGTGTCACAGATAGTACTAATGTATAAACTTAATTCACGATCTAATTTAGTAGCACCTAAATCATTAACACGTAAAGACCAGATTTTCTTATCAACCAGTGTCACGATGTAATTAACGAtgttattcaataattctatGAAAGCATCATCATACAAGACATTCTTATAAGGAATTATTAAAGCCTTccattttaaaataaaatcatttattgaTGTAAGGTCTTCAAAATCATCAGTGCTGGATATGTATGTGTTGTCGTTTCCGTTCACAAATAAATCCTTGCATAAAACactgattttatttttaagtaCATTCTCAAATAGATATTTTAGAGACCatttttgaagtttttcattttgttttttcacCAGTTCATTACATGCATTTATCTTTGCAGTCAATAATTCAGAATCCTCACCAAATGGGAAATTATCGGATAACATGGTTGGATTATTCTctaaaatttctttaacCAAAATTTTTTGTGTAAAGACAACGTTCAAATACAATGTGTTCACgtaaatcaaataattatgTAATGAGAGGACAGATTCTGGATCTGAAACTACCGATTGTATATTTGATTGAATATTGGTTAAAGCATTAGCTGCTGCGCCTCTCAGATCAAATCctaattttgaaagttttGTACTTGAGGATACTGGAGTCATAAGTTTCGAATTGTGATGGCCAATATTGGTTAATTCTTCCTTAGGAATGTACTCTTTTAAGGCTAATGACGGTATCAACTTCGGTTGTagatttttgaatttattttgtaaaaatCTGAccaaatattcattttgtATAAATCTGACCAGCTGGTCCAAAAATCTAGATAATATATCGAATTGACCTGTGTTTACTACTACAACCAAATTTTTTCTCACCAATAAGGTGATGTCTTCAAGAACAGAGGTTATAGCATATGACGATACTTCTTTGTGTTTAGGTACAGTGTTCCTTAGAGTAACGAGATTATTAATGTCTGGcatttcttctaattcaatagaattattgaaagaCTTATGTAAATGATACAATACTAAAGTATCAAAAGTTGATATAAAACCTTCATTTACtagtttatttttaaagttgCTTTCCAATAAGCTAGGTGCGTAATCTAATTTGGTGTATTTAATGTCGTTAAATTCATTCCATCTAACAGAGAAAAATCTTGTATACATTGACcaattttgtaaaatttgtgaaaattcatttattaataatgaaatattgttAACTGATATCATTTGAACACCATCCATACTTTCTGCATCAGAATCCTCTGAATCACTACTGTCGCCATTTAATTTACgattgttttttttcatttggaGACGTTGCCATTCCTTAATTTCTTTCACGGTTcttgttaattttttcgATTCAGCAAAGGTATCAAGCACTAAGCCAGCTTGCAATTCAGCTTCTTTTTCTACTTTTTCCATGACGTTTGTCATGTAAGTCAGATTATAAGATACTGTAATGACTTTAGAATGTTCATTAATAACAGTTGAAACTAACTTAAACAGATGTAATAACACTTGTGAGAAAAACCCAGGTCGTTTTATCGACTGTTCCAAGTTATCGTTACCATTAATTGTCATTAAGGTTCTACTCTCTTCGGCAATAATATTACAGACATATTTTGAATACATATCCAAACCTAATTTATCTTGACCTATCATTGGGAACATTTTAAACATTAATGTCAATTCCTCTGTATCACTTGACTCTGCAGCTTTCATAAATCttttttggaatatttCCTTTAATTCATCACTccatttattaattacaaCAGTTGGTTCATCTGAGACTTCACTTGATGGTACAACTCTTGATGCAAATTCTGACTTTATAACATTTTCTGGgatttttctaatttccTCGATGGCTGTTGCTGCAACGACATAGTTTTCATCCTTAAGGGCGTTATTTAtcaatgaaatattatttttcaataatcttatataattcaaaaattccAATATCTTATTAactaaatttttttctgtaTCGATAGTTGAAATATCATAATTGATTGATTTTgctatattatttgaactTGAGACATTTGctaatgaaatattataatttgtgAGTACAGTAGTTAAATTTGTTCTTAATAATTCCAActttctaatttttttattatgtgAAAATTGTGAAGTTGCgatgaatttatttaactGTCCCGTAGTCTCAGCTTTATCTCTCTGAATTATATCGTGcaatttattcaattgcGATTGAGTTgacaattttgaaaataattgattatatttAGAAAGTTCTTTGGATAGAAGCCCTTCTAAAACTGCATTATCCCATGAGATCTCGTTATCGTTACTATCCAAATATAGTTCCGACATATTGGATGATATTGACAGAATCTGGAAGGCCTGTTGCTATATCACTTGCTCAAAATAGTAAATGACTCACAAGCTGCTGATTGATCACAGTTGAGGTGATAAAGTGGTCGGTTATATGATGTTCATGTAATCACATCGTTATAGAATGAAGAAACCCATGATACTTTCTTTATAGCTGCCATATGTTTTTCATATTACTAGAAATTGAACAGCTACGTCGCAGGCGTAATAACCGGGTAAATTAATAGTGATAAGGCATCCCAACTTCATAAACAAGAGTTTGCATTGATATATATGGATAtgttataaatttttaaaagattgGTTATTCATCATTAATTAGTAGTAAGTAGTGATTTAGAAATACAGTAGAAAGATTAAAAAAACTATGTTATAATTAACAAAAAGTAAAGACatgaaataataaatgaaaaattatccaAATTTGAACACATTACTTTGTGTTGGAGGAAGACTTAAAATGAGtttgttgatttatttCATACCTTTATCcatgataatatttgtaTGTGCTTGTATGTGATAGCAttgtttttcttatttattacatttaaattttcaattaattattagaagatttTTTCGGTTTTATAAGTTATAGAGAAGATTGTCTATGTAAATTAATTGCTGTGTGTGCATGAGAAGGAAGCACAGTTGATTAATTCACGTGTACAGATTCTTCCTCGGCGTCTTGATGAAGTTCCtcctcttcttcctcttcttcttcctcgCCGGACCATTGGCCGTCGTGATCTTCTTGAGCGATAGCTTCATCGACTAAGTCATCTTCATCCTCGTAGTCGTCGTAGACAATGTCTTCGTCGTTCTTGAAAGACAAAGTTGCTTTCACTTGGGCAGAGTCCAAGGTCCATTCGTTCAATGCACTTTCTGCGTCAATGATAATTTGTTTAGAAGCTTCGTAGCCGTCGTAGGCTGGTCTAGTTTCACCTGGAGTGACTGGAGAGTCATCTAGTAATTCTAGTAGGGCCTTGCCGTAACCAGCGATCAGGGCTATTTTTTCTGAGTGTTCCACGATGGAGTCAAATTGGTAGTTGAATGCAGCTCTTAATTTCGATCTGGTGATGTTTGACAATTGTGCTTCAGCAACCAAAGATTCCGCTTCAGCTCTGACCAGTTCTTGTTCTAGAATCTCGATCTTTGGGGATTGTGGGTCCTTGTACTTCAAATAAGCGATTTTGTCGGTCAACTTAGCTTTTCTGTCTCTTGATGGTTGGACGGACCCCTCGATGTCCCTCACGGACTTCAAAGTAAGTCTGTACTGGTCGTAGCGATCGATGAACTGGTCGTCCAGCTCACTGATCTCGTAGATTAGAACACCCAGCTTGTCGGTGATGTCCGAGACGTCGTCGTCGTTCTCCAGGCCCCACACAGACAATTGTGTAGCGGCGTCTCTCCTCTCATTGGAGACGATTTCCATCGATCTCAAGACGTTCTTCTCGATCTTCACCAGCTGCGACAACTTTCTAGACAGCTCGGGGCCAAAAGCGCCGGCGGTGTTCTTTCTGAAAGAGTACGCGATACCACCCTTGCCGAAGAACCTAGACTTGGTCGAGGAAGGAGGAGGAGGAGGGTTCTGCAATTGAGCAGCAGTAGGGGCTCTTGAGTTTCTGAGTGAATAAGTTCTATGCATGATAGACGTTTTCCtgtgtgtatgtgtgtgtataGTTGCGTGTATAGTAGTTCTGTGTGTGACAGGAGGTAAGCAATGGAACAGCAAAACAATACGACAAACAGGACAAGTGGGTGCTGGCAACGACAAGTGGACACTGCTGAAAACCAATCCGCTTAAATACAATTTTACTAGGAATGAAAAGTGAATTGAATTGGGAAAACCACGAAAAACAAgtttgaaaagaaataaacCGTTAAAAAAGAGGGGAGTGGAAGTTAAAATTACGATAAACCAGCTGTAATTGACGTGGTTAGCGGGCAGTGTTGCATGTGCGTGCGTGCGCAGCGGCATGTGCAGCAATGGCAATCTGTTGGGCGTTGACCCGCCGCCTCCGTGGCGGCGGGTCCCCTGCTCCTCCCTAACCCGTGAGGGGGATCGCGAGATTGACGGGCGCCGCCAGCAGACAGCGCGGGAGGACAAACGAACGGAGGCCAGGCCGGGTCACCCCCACGCCCCACGGCATTGCACGGCGGCTTCGGGAGAAAAACACTTTTTAAGGGAGCAAGCGCAGTGGCGGCAGCGCGACGGTAATGCCACACGCAACGCGCAACGCGTCGGGTAAATGCCGGCAGCGGGGTAATGGGCGCACTCTGTGCGGTTCGCGCGAACCTCAATTAGGAAACCGTCCTGTGATTACTATCCTTGGAGCATGCCCGTGGTGCGTGGATGCCTATTAATCAAGATGGCGGGTCCATATTCTATGTGCGTACATGTGTGCATGCTCTCTATATATTGATTCTTATATAAGTGTGCATGTATGATGAGGTGATTCAACTTCCATTCTGTCGTAATGGAAGGTCATTATTATGTATACGTATACGATGCCTCTTGATCAACACTCTCTCTGTACATGGTCTCTTATGCCCCCCTCTCGGCCCCCCCCTCGTAATCCCGTAAGGCCTGAAATGGAACAATACTCCTCTTCGTGTTGTTTGAACAATGACATCGATCTCATTGTAAATAAACCATCAGTTTCATCTCTTAGTCCACTACAGAATAATGTCGCGATTTTATCAAGTAATGCCTTCTATAATCCGTCTACTTCAATTGTTCCGCCCGATTTGGACTTCTTCACTAACAGACAGCTGCGCTTGCGAAAAGTCATCGGCAAAGGCGCCATCTCATACGTGTATTCCATTGCTTCAAATGATACCGTTGTTTTAAAGTTTCCTACAGGCAGgaaaaaatacaatatcATCATAAATGAGTTCCTGCTGCTGAAGTATCTGTCCGATCCCTCGGCGCCACGCAACAACCATATCATACAAACATTGGGTGTCACGTATTTGACAAAGACTAATTTCAAGAATTTTAGAAATGGCGAGCTGGTGCCAGCAATTGCATTGCACAGGTGCACTATGGACCTGCAAAATTACTATGTGGAATTGAACGGCAAGTTGGATTACGCTGCTGCACCTAATGGCAACGGATTGAAGCGATGCAAGGCTGCATGGTGGAGGATACTGGAACATGCTTTGCAAGCATTGGCTTtcttgaaaatgaaaaagataCTGCATACCGACATTAAAACTGCAAATGTCTTAGTGGACATAGCAGACAATGGCCccattttttatatatcgGATTTTACTTCGGCGGTATTGTTGGATCAAGAGCAAGGCGCCCTGGAGATTGAACACAGCATTTTCACAACTTTGGAATACTGTTCCCCAGAACTTTTGCTGAAGTTTCGTGCTCACAACAGCAACAAGAGTGCTCCGGTACCCGAGGACAAACATGATTCGGTCGGTTGGGAGTCGTATTATAGAAGAGATTTTTACTCGCTAGGACTGTGTCTATTGGCATTCattgtaaataatgaaCCCTATAAGAAAATTAAGGATTTGAAGTTCCATGCAGCGCAGAACATCACGTCCTCATTCGAAAGTAATCAATGGTTACTAAACATAATACTTCAAAATACTcctattaaatttaatattcaatatgaTAGTCATCTCTCAAACAATAAACAATTCGAAACGTTCTGGCAACAAGAATTGGATctgttgaaaaaaattcttcaaaataaaatatcactTGAAGATTGCATTACTTTAGTTAAACGGTATGATTCAGATATGGGGAAGGCTACTTAACATGACTaccattatatattattactacTTGTATATATGTTGTATCTGTTCTATTTACCCGGTTTCCACATTTCTcgaatattaaaaaattaaattcgGTGGCAAAATTTATACACATAcactcatatatatatatatatataaatagtttTAGAGTGTCAATGTTAATATGATAATAAGTCATAAAAACGAAACTTACAAATTGGGTTCCAACACAGCAAGTGCACTATCATAGTTGTCAGAGAAACTATTGCAACGACAATGTCTGAAAACAACAACACTGAATCTAAGAAGAAAGTCCCTAAGTCGAAAAAG is a window encoding:
- the MRPL51 gene encoding mitochondrial 54S ribosomal protein mL43 (similar to Saccharomyces cerevisiae MRPL51 (YPR100W); ancestral locus Anc_3.412) gives rise to the protein MVVKAISQSSVARNGVGAFVFPVKKITLQYCNWGGSSDGIRKFLVSSRLDKFAEKYPHIEFNILRKPGHPILRGEYTNGREKVICVRNLNPNDVENKLVLLKNSSGNILQKLTRNDNVKSLNSSVRGVWSPLHADSKYTI
- the GCD2 gene encoding translation initiation factor eIF2B subunit delta (similar to Saccharomyces cerevisiae GCD2 (YGR083C); ancestral locus Anc_3.413) — its product is MNEVQEANKVKEKDAPVTTPETAGDSQKLSNKELKELKKKEKAAKRSAKKQENGISIEQQQAQAEAKKEKKQHQREKQLKQQEDKKMKQMHKDKESVMRGENKSTLFSHLETTAERRAAILAFTSSVNSPLASKITATGLAIPTIAGVLSGSNVATTSPLGQNGSIVPSTTNGSVGEIETSSKAPSVSEMAKSLADFTLHEEENSIVPGVTSVVPHSLENNINTSQFSTVVKEILINKDLIHPVIVKLTSSLAQYKIVGSIPRCIAMLEAFQIVIEDYQTPPGTTLSRNLTNYLSHQIDVLTKARPLSVTMGNAIRWLKQEISLIDPSTPDKEAKRDLCEAIAQFAREKIELADRLIIENASQHLTDGSSIVTYGASKVLKDLIIENAVVKKKDIEVTVVDSRPLFEGRKMAEFLRRNGVKVTYALITSLDTIFNMKVDYVFLGTHSILSNGFLYSRAGTAMVAMSAKQKNIPVLVCCESLKFSQRVQLDSVTYNELADPNDLVNINYSNPSQKYGNTGSLLQRFVQEREAAREKDEVDMNQKGKKSQAPSNKGKDKETANDDADINKNILDNWQKSPNLNIINILYDLTPPDYIKKIITEFGALPPSSVPVILREYKGSA
- the PIL1 gene encoding lipid-binding protein PIL1 (similar to Saccharomyces cerevisiae PIL1 (YGR086C); ancestral locus Anc_3.420): MHRTYSLRNSRAPTAAQLQNPPPPPSSTKSRFFGKGGIAYSFRKNTAGAFGPELSRKLSQLVKIEKNVLRSMEIVSNERRDAATQLSVWGLENDDDVSDITDKLGVLIYEISELDDQFIDRYDQYRLTLKSVRDIEGSVQPSRDRKAKLTDKIAYLKYKDPQSPKIEILEQELVRAEAESLVAEAQLSNITRSKLRAAFNYQFDSIVEHSEKIALIAGYGKALLELLDDSPVTPGETRPAYDGYEASKQIIIDAESALNEWTLDSAQVKATLSFKNDEDIVYDDYEDEDDLVDEAIAQEDHDGQWSGEEEEEEEEEELHQDAEEESVHVN
- the ISR1 gene encoding putative protein kinase ISR1 (similar to Saccharomyces cerevisiae ISR1 (YPR106W); ancestral locus Anc_3.421) — its product is MYTYTMPLDQHSLCTWSLMPPSRPPPRNPVRPEMEQYSSSCCLNNDIDLIVNKPSVSSLSPLQNNVAILSSNAFYNPSTSIVPPDLDFFTNRQLRLRKVIGKGAISYVYSIASNDTVVLKFPTGRKKYNIIINEFLLLKYLSDPSAPRNNHIIQTLGVTYLTKTNFKNFRNGELVPAIALHRCTMDLQNYYVELNGKLDYAAAPNGNGLKRCKAAWWRILEHALQALAFLKMKKILHTDIKTANVLVDIADNGPIFYISDFTSAVLLDQEQGALEIEHSIFTTLEYCSPELLLKFRAHNSNKSAPVPEDKHDSVGWESYYRRDFYSLGLCLLAFIVNNEPYKKIKDLKFHAAQNITSSFESNQWLLNIILQNTPIKFNIQYDSHLSNNKQFETFWQQELDLLKKILQNKISLEDCITLVKRYDSDMGKAT
- the TPHA0J01110 gene encoding DUF4149 domain-containing protein (similar to Saccharomyces cerevisiae YPR098C; ancestral locus Anc_3.411), encoding MIFPELFKPTAHLLFYSFAFGGTLFYSKVASIVAYRTLEREQFSELQNHMFPQLFRLETLAPIILAFTAPYNVQPGAYHCLIAAFASGLINLVALLPWAKKVKLERKELAKKFEGEELEKKDAPLKKSFGKVHLASVILNTVHIILMGTYGYCLTKALYY
- the COG4 gene encoding Golgi transport complex subunit COG4 (similar to Saccharomyces cerevisiae COG4 (YPR105C); ancestral locus Anc_3.419), coding for MSELYLDSNDNEISWDNAVLEGLLSKELSKYNQLFSKLSTQSQLNKLHDIIQRDKAETTGQLNKFIATSQFSHNKKIRKLELLRTNLTTVLTNYNISLANVSSSNNIAKSINYDISTIDTEKNLVNKILEFLNYIRLLKNNISLINNALKDENYVVAATAIEEIRKIPENVIKSEFASRVVPSSEVSDEPTVVINKWSDELKEIFQKRFMKAAESSDTEELTLMFKMFPMIGQDKLGLDMYSKYVCNIIAEESRTLMTINGNDNLEQSIKRPGFFSQVLLHLFKLVSTVINEHSKVITVSYNLTYMTNVMEKVEKEAELQAGLVLDTFAESKKLTRTVKEIKEWQRLQMKKNNRKLNGDSSDSEDSDAESMDGVQMISVNNISLLINEFSQILQNWSMYTRFFSVRWNEFNDIKYTKLDYAPSLLESNFKNKLVNEGFISTFDTLVLYHLHKSFNNSIELEEMPDINNLVTLRNTVPKHKEVSSYAITSVLEDITLLVRKNLVVVVNTGQFDILSRFLDQLVRFIQNEYLVRFLQNKFKNLQPKLIPSLALKEYIPKEELTNIGHHNSKLMTPVSSSTKLSKLGFDLRGAAANALTNIQSNIQSVVSDPESVLSLHNYLIYVNTLYLNVVFTQKILVKEILENNPTMLSDNFPFGEDSELLTAKINACNELVKKQNEKLQKWSLKYLFENVLKNKISVLCKDLFVNGNDNTYISSTDDFEDLTSINDFILKWKALIIPYKNVLYDDAFIELLNNIVNYIVTLVDKKIWSLRVNDLGATKLDRELSLYISTICDTNYLLREKFISITQMVLVLGFDDDDFDTETNDVKEEIANGINWVLTSKDRIRTRNLKVDKRQ